From the Shewanella amazonensis SB2B genome, one window contains:
- the prmA gene encoding 50S ribosomal protein L11 methyltransferase — translation MPWIQLRLHSSSEHADAISDLLMDEGSVSITFEDGKDQPIFEPKLGETPLWNDTVVVALFDADFDLAPVVDMLKSLPFLGSELKYKIEQIEDKDWVREWMDSYHPIQFGKRLWICPSWREVPDPEAVNVILDPGLAFGTGTHPTTALCLEWLDSLDLAGKDIIDFGCGSGILAVAALKLGAAKATGIDIDYQAIDASRDNAQRNQVEDRLALYLPEDQPAGLKAEVLVANILAGPLRELAPLIQALVQPGGKLALSGLLKEQAAEISECYAQWFDMDQPAHKDDWSRLTGVRKSL, via the coding sequence ATGCCCTGGATCCAATTGCGCCTGCATTCAAGCAGCGAACACGCCGATGCCATCAGCGATCTGTTGATGGACGAAGGCTCTGTCTCCATCACCTTTGAAGATGGTAAAGACCAACCCATTTTCGAACCCAAGCTGGGTGAAACTCCGCTGTGGAACGATACCGTGGTGGTGGCCCTGTTCGATGCCGACTTCGATTTGGCCCCCGTGGTAGACATGCTCAAGTCCCTGCCTTTCCTTGGCAGCGAGCTCAAGTACAAGATTGAACAAATCGAAGACAAAGACTGGGTGCGTGAATGGATGGACAGCTATCACCCCATCCAGTTCGGCAAGCGTCTGTGGATTTGCCCAAGCTGGCGTGAAGTGCCGGACCCAGAGGCCGTTAACGTGATCCTCGATCCGGGCCTGGCCTTTGGCACCGGTACCCACCCCACCACGGCCCTGTGCCTTGAGTGGCTCGACAGCCTGGATTTGGCCGGCAAAGACATTATCGACTTTGGCTGCGGCTCAGGCATCCTCGCCGTGGCCGCCCTTAAGCTGGGCGCTGCCAAAGCGACCGGTATCGACATCGACTATCAGGCCATCGACGCCTCCCGCGACAACGCCCAGCGTAATCAGGTAGAAGACCGTCTCGCCCTCTATCTGCCCGAAGACCAACCCGCTGGCCTCAAGGCCGAAGTGTTGGTCGCCAATATTCTGGCTGGCCCACTGCGCGAACTGGCGCCACTTATTCAGGCGCTGGTTCAGCCCGGTGGCAAGTTAGCCCTCTCGGGTTTGCTCAAAGAACAGGCCGCAGAAATCAGTGAATGTTACGCCCAGTGGTTTGACATGGACCAACCTGCCCACAAAGACGACTGGAGCCGCTTGACAGGGGTACGCAAATCGCTGTAA
- the dusB gene encoding tRNA dihydrouridine synthase DusB produces MQIGPYQLTNQLIVAPMAGVTDQAFRNLCLRYGAAMAVSEMLSANPELWDTDKSRQRMAHSGEEGIRSVQIAGADPEQMAWAARFNVEQGAQIIDINMGCPAKKVNKKQAGSALMQYPDLVEQILRAVVGAVEVPVTLKIRTGWEPEHRNGVQIARIAEDCGIASLAVHGRTRQCMYKGNAEYDTIRAIKQSVSIPVVANGDIVSPEKARFVLDYTGADALMIGRGAQGRPWIFREIQHFLDTGEQLAPVGDEEKRRVMLEHLSKLYDLYGEFKGIRFARKHMGWYLDQDEQRDFRSQFNALETAAEQRSAVERYFDELVQYQ; encoded by the coding sequence ATGCAAATTGGACCCTATCAACTGACCAATCAGCTGATCGTGGCACCAATGGCAGGTGTCACCGATCAGGCGTTCAGAAATCTCTGTCTGCGCTATGGTGCTGCCATGGCCGTGTCAGAGATGTTGTCTGCCAATCCTGAACTCTGGGATACAGACAAAAGCCGTCAGCGCATGGCACATTCGGGAGAGGAAGGCATACGCTCAGTGCAGATTGCCGGTGCCGACCCCGAACAGATGGCCTGGGCCGCCCGCTTCAACGTGGAGCAAGGCGCACAGATCATCGACATCAACATGGGCTGCCCGGCAAAAAAAGTGAATAAAAAGCAGGCCGGCTCGGCACTGATGCAATACCCCGACCTGGTGGAGCAAATCCTCAGGGCTGTGGTAGGCGCAGTCGAGGTGCCGGTCACGCTGAAGATTCGCACGGGGTGGGAACCGGAACACAGGAATGGTGTTCAAATCGCCCGGATAGCAGAAGATTGTGGCATTGCCTCGTTGGCCGTTCACGGCCGTACCCGTCAGTGCATGTACAAAGGCAATGCCGAGTACGACACCATCCGCGCCATCAAACAGAGTGTCTCGATTCCTGTTGTCGCCAATGGGGACATCGTCAGTCCGGAGAAAGCACGTTTCGTGCTGGACTACACCGGTGCCGATGCCCTGATGATAGGACGGGGTGCCCAGGGACGGCCTTGGATTTTCAGAGAGATCCAGCATTTTCTCGATACCGGGGAGCAACTGGCACCGGTGGGAGATGAAGAAAAGCGTCGTGTGATGCTCGAACATCTCTCCAAACTGTATGACCTGTATGGCGAATTCAAGGGAATCCGTTTCGCCAGAAAGCATATGGGCTGGTACCTGGATCAAGATGAGCAGCGTGATTTCCGTTCCCAGTTTAATGCGCTGGAAACCGCTGCCGAGCAACGTTCCGCTGTGGAACGTTATTTCGACGAATTAGTACAGTATCAATAA
- the fis gene encoding DNA-binding transcriptional regulator Fis, whose amino-acid sequence MFDQTTHTEAHPLTVGKIETANGTIKPQLLRDAVKRAVSNFFAQLDGQEAQEVYEMVLCEVEAPLLDIIMQHTRGNQTRAANMLGINRGTLRKKLKKYGMN is encoded by the coding sequence ATGTTTGATCAGACAACTCACACTGAAGCTCATCCGCTTACCGTAGGCAAAATCGAAACCGCAAACGGCACCATCAAGCCGCAACTGCTGCGTGATGCCGTTAAGCGCGCTGTTAGCAACTTCTTCGCCCAGCTGGATGGCCAGGAAGCCCAGGAAGTCTACGAAATGGTGCTTTGCGAAGTTGAAGCCCCTCTGCTTGATATCATCATGCAACACACCCGCGGCAACCAAACCCGCGCAGCCAACATGCTGGGTATCAACCGTGGCACCCTGCGCAAGAAGCTGAAAAAGTACGGCATGAACTAA
- a CDS encoding c-type cytochrome domain-containing protein, which produces MLLKNIALILLLGTGMVVSGCSRQVSYQNDVLPILQGACFSCHVAGEGAQNAGLILSSHSSMMAGTKMGPVIVPGSAASSTLYLVISHNVDPKIQMPPHHSDKMAQGEGKPLSQEQIDTIKLWIDQGANNN; this is translated from the coding sequence ATGTTACTGAAAAATATTGCGCTGATACTGCTGCTGGGTACGGGCATGGTCGTGAGCGGCTGCAGTCGTCAGGTCAGTTATCAAAACGATGTGCTGCCCATACTGCAGGGCGCCTGTTTCAGTTGCCATGTGGCGGGTGAAGGAGCACAAAATGCGGGCTTAATCCTGAGCAGCCATAGCAGCATGATGGCAGGCACCAAGATGGGGCCTGTGATAGTGCCCGGCAGCGCCGCATCCAGTACCCTGTATCTGGTTATTTCCCACAATGTGGACCCAAAAATTCAGATGCCGCCCCACCACTCAGACAAAATGGCCCAGGGGGAAGGTAAGCCCTTAAGCCAGGAGCAGATAGATACCATTAAGCTGTGGATAGACCAGGGCGCCAACAATAACTGA
- a CDS encoding glycerate kinase has protein sequence MKIVIAPDSFKESLSAMEVADAIEAGFKRVLPDATYIKLPMADGGEGTVQSLVDATGGTIVPVEVTAPLGNKVEAFFGLLGSAKEKGDSCVRAVIEMAAASGLHLVAPELRNPLLTSSFGTGELILAALERGVTHLILGIGGSATNDGGAGMITALGGKLLKADGSPIALGGGSLAELSHIDLTGLDPRLAGLTIDVACDVNNPLCGPKGASAVFGPQKGATPEMVTLLDANLARYANCIESTLGKPVKDIPGAGAAGGMGAALVGLLGAELKPGIQIVIEALKLADALADADLVITGEGCIDSQTIHGKTPIGVASCAKQFGKPVIGIAGCLSDDCGVVHEHGLDAVFAVVNRAMTLPEALATAGTNIEQTARNVAALYCLSR, from the coding sequence ATGAAGATTGTAATTGCGCCGGATTCATTCAAGGAAAGCCTGAGCGCCATGGAGGTGGCCGATGCTATCGAGGCCGGTTTCAAGCGGGTATTGCCCGATGCCACTTATATAAAGCTGCCGATGGCCGATGGCGGCGAAGGCACAGTGCAATCTCTGGTGGATGCCACTGGCGGCACCATAGTGCCGGTAGAAGTAACAGCGCCGCTGGGCAATAAGGTGGAAGCTTTCTTTGGGCTGCTTGGCAGTGCAAAGGAAAAGGGCGACAGCTGCGTGCGCGCCGTTATCGAGATGGCGGCTGCTTCGGGCTTGCATTTGGTGGCGCCTGAGCTGCGTAATCCGCTGCTGACCTCAAGCTTTGGCACCGGCGAGCTGATATTGGCGGCGCTGGAACGGGGCGTCACCCATCTTATTCTGGGCATTGGCGGCAGCGCCACCAATGATGGCGGCGCGGGTATGATAACGGCCCTTGGCGGCAAGTTGTTGAAAGCCGATGGCAGCCCGATTGCCTTGGGTGGCGGTAGCCTGGCAGAACTCAGTCATATTGATTTAACCGGCCTCGACCCTCGTTTGGCCGGGCTGACCATTGACGTCGCCTGTGATGTGAATAACCCGCTGTGCGGCCCCAAGGGCGCTTCGGCGGTGTTTGGCCCGCAAAAAGGTGCAACTCCGGAGATGGTTACCCTGCTTGATGCCAATCTGGCGCGTTATGCCAATTGCATTGAGAGCACTTTGGGCAAGCCAGTCAAAGACATCCCCGGCGCAGGTGCTGCAGGCGGTATGGGCGCAGCGCTGGTGGGGTTACTTGGCGCCGAGCTTAAGCCCGGCATCCAGATTGTGATTGAGGCGCTGAAACTTGCCGATGCACTGGCCGATGCAGACTTGGTTATCACAGGCGAGGGCTGTATTGACAGCCAGACCATTCATGGCAAAACCCCCATAGGTGTTGCCAGCTGCGCTAAGCAGTTTGGCAAGCCGGTGATTGGCATAGCAGGTTGCCTCAGCGACGATTGCGGCGTGGTGCACGAGCATGGTTTGGATGCCGTATTTGCCGTGGTTAACCGGGCCATGACGTTGCCGGAAGCGCTTGCCACCGCTGGCACCAATATTGAGCAAACCGCCCGCAACGTCGCGGCGCTGTATTGCTTATCCCGCTAA
- a CDS encoding TonB-dependent receptor plug domain-containing protein encodes MHNALFLKNKLFIALSVTLGAFPGISLAMQAPLSDIEHLEVAGQRPGDHQQLGSAERLLGKQGVDFSAAGGMAALPVLNGMMGDRIKILVDGADVSAACANQMNPPLSYVSASQIRSVSVVAGVSPVSLGGDNIAGVIKVSSLVPRFGQSDSVQWEQGSLSAGWRSISHSQTYSASASASSKDLSFEYRGAFEDAESYRDGHGNRVTDTLFRAQNHSWLAAWQDEGQTLALKLTHQYIPFEGFANQYMDMTDNKGYGAQLNYDRKLASEGEFSAQLNWHLVQHKMGFFSDEKPGKMPMETEGSDYSYQLAWRLPESDGDVWLWGHEFFNQRLDDTWPAVPGSMMMGPMDYVNIQDGLRRRVALYGEWQHNFSPRWWLSSGVRFEYVTTNTGEVQPYSRMPVMGMPNPDAAAASTFNSSYRKQSDALLDATVLARYQGGDNWQLELGLARKNRAPNLYERYSWGRGVMASTMVGWFGDGNGYVGDINLRPETAHTLSLAYSYAGEDMQLGAAAWYSDIRDYIDVEVIGSFSRGGTDGSRNLLQFTNLDARLYGANLYVNYRLSEGQSGRWSVEAEATALRGERKDGSEPLYQIKPLETRLALAHRLGDWQTALEWQWVATKDEVDSRRLENTTDSYSLLNLESRITWQSLTLTLALNNLLGHYYQLPLGGVSVADYRNNKDAGFAPLAGAGRSLELSASYRF; translated from the coding sequence ATGCACAATGCTTTGTTTCTTAAAAATAAACTCTTTATTGCTCTGTCAGTCACCTTAGGCGCTTTCCCCGGTATTTCCCTGGCGATGCAGGCCCCCTTATCCGATATCGAACACCTCGAGGTCGCAGGCCAAAGGCCCGGTGACCATCAGCAGCTTGGCAGCGCCGAGCGTCTCCTCGGTAAGCAGGGGGTGGACTTTTCTGCCGCTGGCGGCATGGCCGCGCTGCCGGTACTGAATGGCATGATGGGCGATCGCATCAAGATACTGGTGGATGGCGCTGACGTATCTGCGGCCTGCGCCAACCAGATGAACCCGCCCCTGTCGTACGTGTCTGCCAGTCAAATCCGCAGCGTCAGCGTGGTGGCAGGCGTCTCGCCGGTGAGCCTGGGGGGCGACAATATTGCCGGTGTGATTAAGGTCAGCAGCCTGGTGCCCCGCTTCGGCCAGTCTGACTCAGTGCAATGGGAACAGGGTTCTCTGTCTGCCGGATGGCGCAGTATCAGCCACAGCCAGACCTATAGTGCCAGCGCCTCGGCGAGCAGCAAAGACTTGAGCTTTGAGTACCGCGGCGCCTTTGAAGATGCCGAAAGTTACCGGGACGGCCATGGCAACAGAGTCACAGATACCCTGTTCCGCGCCCAAAACCACAGCTGGCTCGCGGCTTGGCAGGACGAGGGCCAAACCCTGGCGCTCAAGCTGACCCATCAGTACATCCCCTTTGAAGGTTTTGCCAACCAATACATGGATATGACTGATAACAAGGGCTATGGGGCACAGCTTAATTATGACCGCAAGCTGGCCAGCGAGGGCGAGTTCAGTGCCCAGCTCAACTGGCATCTGGTACAGCACAAGATGGGCTTTTTCAGCGATGAGAAGCCGGGCAAGATGCCCATGGAAACCGAAGGCAGCGACTACAGCTATCAACTGGCCTGGCGCCTGCCTGAGAGTGACGGCGATGTTTGGCTCTGGGGCCATGAGTTTTTTAACCAGCGCCTCGACGACACCTGGCCTGCGGTGCCCGGCTCCATGATGATGGGTCCCATGGATTATGTGAACATTCAGGATGGGCTGCGCCGCCGTGTTGCCCTCTATGGCGAGTGGCAACATAACTTCAGCCCCCGTTGGTGGTTATCATCCGGCGTACGATTTGAATATGTGACCACCAACACGGGTGAGGTGCAGCCCTATAGCCGCATGCCTGTAATGGGCATGCCTAATCCCGATGCCGCAGCGGCATCCACCTTTAACAGCAGCTACCGCAAGCAGTCGGATGCGCTGCTTGATGCCACTGTGCTGGCCCGTTATCAGGGGGGAGACAACTGGCAACTTGAGCTGGGGCTTGCCCGGAAAAATCGTGCCCCTAACCTGTACGAGCGCTACAGCTGGGGCCGGGGCGTAATGGCCAGCACCATGGTGGGCTGGTTTGGTGATGGCAATGGCTATGTGGGCGACATCAATCTGCGCCCGGAAACCGCCCATACCCTGAGCCTGGCCTACAGCTATGCCGGGGAGGATATGCAACTGGGCGCCGCCGCTTGGTACAGCGACATTCGGGACTATATCGATGTGGAGGTAATTGGCAGCTTCAGCCGTGGCGGCACCGATGGCAGCCGTAATCTGCTGCAGTTCACCAATCTGGATGCCAGGCTGTATGGGGCAAATCTGTACGTCAACTATCGGCTTAGCGAAGGCCAGAGCGGCCGCTGGAGCGTCGAGGCCGAAGCCACCGCCCTGAGGGGCGAGCGCAAAGACGGCAGTGAGCCTTTGTACCAAATCAAGCCCCTTGAAACCCGCCTGGCGCTGGCCCATCGTCTGGGTGACTGGCAAACAGCGCTCGAATGGCAATGGGTTGCCACCAAGGATGAGGTAGACAGCCGCCGCCTGGAAAATACCACCGACAGCTATTCACTGCTGAACCTGGAAAGTCGCATCACCTGGCAATCACTGACCCTGACTCTGGCGCTGAATAACCTGCTTGGACACTACTATCAGCTGCCTTTGGGTGGTGTCAGCGTGGCCGACTACCGCAACAACAAGGACGCGGGATTTGCCCCGTTGGCGGGGGCTGGTCGCTCACTGGAGTTGTCTGCAAGCTATCGTTTCTGA
- a CDS encoding DUF3718 domain-containing protein: MKARILFIPALLLGLTATAGATEYRFIAVDNSPETQMCVAAGSNKVTKLRMQFNEASGSPRYHANSIRCNDRSIAQFAHAYGADKAYDYLASHSRDKNRVIESVTIKDLSAAASQNSDEIVYIRVSSR, encoded by the coding sequence ATGAAAGCTCGCATATTATTTATACCCGCATTACTGCTGGGATTAACCGCCACAGCAGGCGCCACCGAATACCGCTTTATCGCCGTCGACAACAGCCCCGAAACTCAGATGTGTGTCGCAGCAGGCAGCAATAAGGTGACCAAGCTGCGGATGCAGTTCAACGAAGCCAGCGGCAGTCCCCGCTACCATGCCAACAGCATTCGCTGCAACGACAGGAGCATTGCCCAGTTCGCTCATGCCTATGGTGCTGACAAGGCCTATGACTATTTGGCCTCTCACTCTCGGGATAAAAACCGGGTGATAGAAAGCGTGACAATTAAAGATCTGTCAGCTGCCGCAAGCCAAAACAGTGACGAGATTGTTTATATCCGGGTGTCTTCACGCTAA
- the ric gene encoding iron-sulfur cluster repair di-iron protein, which translates to MYSQALLECSVGELVAQDYRRAHVFSRFGIDFCCGGGRPLKEACDRADADPSEVMQALLHSAATGAAEDQLDKLPLAELIDYIEATHHTYVREKAPLLLEYAAKMVRAHGENYSEIKPLAGWIRALVDDLMPHLLKEEQILFPAIRALAAGEQVNGCFGHIGNPVRAMEYEHEDAGNVLKKLRELTGDFTPPPHACTTWRICYHTLAEFEADLHRHIHLENNVLFPKTLKLTQG; encoded by the coding sequence ATGTATTCACAGGCTTTACTCGAATGTTCGGTTGGCGAATTGGTAGCGCAGGACTACAGGCGTGCCCATGTGTTTTCCCGCTTTGGCATCGATTTTTGTTGTGGCGGCGGCCGTCCCCTCAAAGAAGCCTGCGACAGGGCTGACGCTGACCCATCCGAGGTGATGCAGGCGCTGTTACATAGCGCTGCCACTGGCGCTGCTGAAGACCAGCTGGACAAGCTACCTCTGGCGGAACTCATTGATTATATTGAGGCTACCCATCACACCTATGTGAGGGAAAAGGCCCCCTTGCTGCTGGAATATGCCGCAAAAATGGTTCGTGCCCATGGCGAAAACTACAGCGAGATTAAACCGCTGGCAGGTTGGATAAGGGCCTTGGTGGACGACCTGATGCCCCATCTGCTCAAAGAAGAGCAAATCCTCTTCCCCGCTATTCGCGCCCTCGCGGCCGGTGAACAGGTCAATGGCTGCTTCGGTCATATTGGCAATCCGGTCAGGGCCATGGAGTATGAGCATGAAGACGCGGGCAACGTGCTTAAAAAACTGAGAGAGTTAACCGGGGATTTCACACCGCCACCCCATGCCTGTACCACCTGGCGCATCTGCTACCACACACTGGCCGAGTTTGAAGCGGATCTGCATCGCCATATTCATTTGGAAAACAATGTGTTGTTTCCAAAAACACTGAAGCTCACCCAGGGGTGA
- a CDS encoding Sbal_3080 family lipoprotein — MKNIIIMVMAMGALSACTIKQHVDPVNLDTQAAICIVENPDVREGFLLEMEKVLREKQINYRVVKELDARDGCEWTATYTASWAWDLALYLVYAEIKVFHEGKLDGEAIYDARMGGANMGKFIDAEPKIRELVEQLLAHKQSAVTLGGPWHVAP, encoded by the coding sequence ATGAAAAATATCATCATCATGGTAATGGCAATGGGCGCATTGTCTGCCTGCACCATCAAGCAGCATGTCGATCCCGTCAATCTCGATACTCAGGCCGCTATCTGCATTGTGGAAAATCCGGATGTGCGGGAAGGATTTTTGCTGGAAATGGAAAAGGTGCTGCGGGAGAAGCAAATCAACTATCGGGTGGTAAAAGAGCTGGATGCCCGGGATGGCTGCGAATGGACGGCCACCTATACAGCCAGCTGGGCATGGGATTTGGCACTGTATCTGGTTTACGCCGAAATCAAAGTTTTTCATGAGGGTAAACTGGATGGTGAGGCCATTTATGATGCCCGCATGGGGGGCGCCAATATGGGTAAGTTTATTGACGCCGAGCCCAAAATCCGTGAACTGGTTGAACAGCTGCTTGCCCACAAGCAATCAGCCGTTACCTTGGGCGGCCCCTGGCATGTGGCGCCCTGA
- a CDS encoding DUF72 domain-containing protein yields MWSHPGWKTVFPGLDAEARLTAYSRVFGTVEGNTSFYALPSAQQVSIWQRATPEDFRFTFKLPRRITHELSLRNCREEVLQFFRLFEPLMAKTGVWKIQLPARFGPESLSVLTQFLSLLPEGIGLGVEVRHRAFFAKGEAEKDFNRLLMDKGINRIIMDTRPVFALPAINEAITDAHQKKPRVPVHPLATGAHPVVRFIAQPHTPAAWGPGGKPADLGCADNLAFFAPWLGKLAGWLAEGRSPYLFIHTPDNSDAPLLASELAKQVAAHLQALHPGLPIPSVMLDSAESDGGQIGLGLQ; encoded by the coding sequence ATGTGGTCCCATCCCGGTTGGAAAACCGTGTTTCCCGGTTTGGATGCCGAAGCGCGGCTGACCGCTTACAGCCGGGTATTTGGCACAGTGGAAGGCAACACCAGCTTTTATGCCCTGCCATCGGCGCAGCAGGTAAGCATTTGGCAAAGGGCGACACCGGAAGACTTTCGTTTTACTTTCAAACTGCCAAGACGCATTACCCACGAGCTTTCACTGCGTAATTGCCGCGAGGAAGTACTGCAGTTTTTTCGGTTGTTTGAGCCTTTGATGGCCAAAACCGGGGTGTGGAAAATCCAGTTGCCGGCCCGTTTCGGCCCTGAATCTTTATCTGTGCTGACACAGTTTCTGTCATTGTTGCCCGAGGGGATTGGTCTTGGCGTTGAGGTACGCCACAGGGCGTTTTTCGCCAAGGGAGAGGCCGAGAAAGACTTCAATCGCCTGTTGATGGACAAGGGCATCAATCGCATCATCATGGATACACGGCCCGTGTTTGCCCTGCCAGCCATCAACGAGGCGATAACCGATGCCCACCAGAAAAAACCACGGGTGCCTGTGCATCCTCTTGCCACGGGGGCCCATCCGGTGGTGCGTTTTATCGCCCAGCCCCATACGCCTGCAGCTTGGGGGCCGGGGGGCAAACCCGCCGACCTTGGCTGCGCCGATAATCTGGCGTTTTTCGCCCCCTGGCTTGGCAAACTGGCCGGTTGGCTGGCCGAAGGTCGCTCTCCTTATCTCTTTATTCATACCCCGGACAACAGCGATGCCCCACTGCTTGCAAGCGAGCTGGCGAAGCAGGTTGCCGCACATCTGCAGGCATTGCACCCCGGACTGCCTATACCTTCGGTGATGCTCGATAGCGCCGAATCTGACGGTGGTCAAATTGGCCTTGGGCTCCAGTAA
- a CDS encoding porin: MYKALIALALLAPGSAVLAADADFYGRINLSVTDSDLGVAAQNGKAGTVLENNSSRIGVKGSEAIGEGLEVFYKLEFGVDNFDNSGKTFKPRNTYIGVKTDFGAVSFGRNDSVFKTAEGTVDAFNGLNSDINQLLPGQDRFGDSVTFNSPKLGKLVTLNGTYLVSDNYDSSNAAYAISATLGDAKLKKQDWYLAFAYNDGLKSIESSRVVGQIKLGDLMLGGLYQQSEHQSKSNLDGNSYYANVTYSIGKTDLKLVYGHDDAGLGKYVSNFIKSQTSGSTSQVADVDLNQLSVGVNHKLAKSTQIYGHYTRYDGDLLLDGVNVSLDDDLITLGIRYDF, translated from the coding sequence ATGTACAAAGCACTTATTGCACTGGCACTGCTTGCTCCCGGCAGCGCTGTACTGGCCGCCGATGCGGATTTTTATGGCCGTATCAACCTGTCGGTGACCGACTCTGACCTGGGCGTAGCCGCCCAAAATGGCAAGGCCGGTACCGTACTGGAAAACAACTCCTCCCGTATTGGGGTAAAAGGCAGCGAAGCCATAGGCGAAGGGCTGGAGGTGTTTTACAAGCTGGAGTTTGGAGTGGATAACTTCGATAACTCAGGCAAAACCTTCAAACCCCGTAACACCTACATTGGGGTGAAAACCGATTTCGGTGCCGTGAGCTTCGGTCGCAACGACAGCGTCTTCAAAACAGCTGAAGGCACTGTTGACGCCTTCAACGGTCTCAACTCAGATATAAACCAGTTGTTGCCAGGGCAAGACCGTTTCGGGGACAGCGTGACCTTCAACTCCCCTAAACTCGGAAAGCTGGTCACCCTGAACGGTACGTACCTCGTCAGTGACAATTATGACAGCAGCAATGCAGCCTATGCCATTTCCGCCACCCTTGGCGACGCCAAACTGAAGAAACAGGACTGGTATCTGGCGTTCGCCTACAACGATGGTCTGAAGAGCATTGAATCCAGTCGTGTTGTAGGGCAAATCAAGCTGGGCGATTTGATGCTGGGCGGCCTGTACCAGCAGAGTGAGCACCAGAGCAAGTCCAACCTGGACGGCAACAGTTATTACGCCAACGTGACCTATAGCATTGGCAAGACCGACCTCAAGCTGGTCTACGGCCACGATGATGCGGGACTTGGAAAGTACGTATCAAACTTCATCAAGTCTCAAACCAGTGGCAGCACGTCTCAAGTGGCGGATGTCGATTTGAACCAGCTGAGTGTGGGTGTTAACCATAAACTGGCCAAGAGCACTCAAATCTATGGTCATTACACCCGCTACGATGGTGATCTGTTGCTCGATGGTGTGAATGTCTCCCTCGATGACGACCTTATCACCCTGGGGATTCGCTACGACTTTTAA